A part of Streptomyces sp. NBC_00557 genomic DNA contains:
- a CDS encoding cytochrome P450 — protein sequence MTDVQTTPESPAPTEAIPTPGPMRLKDMREVVRNVPRYLTGLRDKHGPLVRVPMGKTDAFLVSDFDVVQDVIIASSRRFDKDAQKTGPGPDDWGSSLERVLGKGLVTSVGTYHRRQRRLIQPVFHRQRIAGYGTAFATIADEAASRFTDGERFNFHEAMYELALGMVTRTLFDVSLDSEAADRIRTAFPREGGPLRWELSPFGKILLRLPLPANRQFKRGLKAVDDIVYGMIEERRKGPGDGEDLLSVLLTVTDADTGEHLTDLELRDEAITLLMAGHETSSGALTWAYYLLGTHPEIREKLHAEIDEVLGDRLPTVADLPRLQFTDAVYSEALRLYPPAWVLVRRALEDYTANGYHIPRNSVLMVSPYVLHRDATWWPEPERFAPQRFLPEPDPDDPLTGHAKAPGRPKLAYLPFGAGPRQCIGNVFAQMEGVMALATLSRHWEFEPVGNPPDRVTSDFTLQPRGGLEMVAHRRRRGTANGR from the coding sequence GTGACCGACGTTCAAACAACTCCCGAGTCGCCTGCGCCGACGGAAGCCATTCCCACGCCCGGCCCCATGCGGCTGAAGGACATGCGCGAGGTCGTACGGAACGTGCCGCGCTATCTCACCGGCCTGCGCGACAAGCACGGCCCGCTGGTCCGCGTCCCGATGGGAAAGACCGACGCCTTCCTCGTCAGCGACTTCGACGTCGTCCAGGACGTCATCATCGCCTCCAGCCGGCGCTTCGACAAGGACGCCCAGAAGACCGGCCCCGGCCCCGACGACTGGGGCTCCAGCCTCGAACGCGTCCTCGGCAAGGGCCTGGTGACCAGCGTCGGCACCTACCACCGCCGGCAGCGCCGGCTCATCCAGCCCGTCTTCCACCGCCAGCGCATCGCCGGCTACGGCACCGCGTTCGCCACCATCGCCGACGAGGCCGCCTCCCGGTTCACCGACGGGGAGCGGTTCAACTTCCACGAGGCGATGTACGAACTCGCCCTCGGCATGGTGACCCGCACCCTCTTCGACGTCTCCCTCGACAGCGAGGCCGCCGACCGCATCCGCACCGCCTTCCCCCGCGAGGGCGGCCCGCTGCGCTGGGAACTGAGCCCCTTCGGCAAGATCCTGCTGCGCCTGCCGCTGCCCGCCAACCGGCAGTTCAAGCGCGGCCTGAAGGCCGTCGACGACATCGTCTACGGCATGATCGAGGAACGCCGCAAGGGCCCCGGCGACGGCGAGGACCTGCTGTCCGTGCTGCTCACCGTCACCGACGCCGACACCGGCGAACACCTCACCGACCTCGAGCTGCGCGACGAGGCCATCACCCTGCTGATGGCCGGCCACGAAACCTCCTCGGGCGCCCTCACCTGGGCCTACTACCTGCTCGGCACCCACCCGGAGATCCGCGAGAAGCTGCACGCCGAGATCGACGAGGTCCTCGGCGACCGCCTGCCCACCGTGGCCGACCTGCCGAGGCTGCAGTTCACCGACGCCGTCTACTCCGAGGCGCTGCGCCTGTACCCGCCGGCCTGGGTCCTCGTACGGCGCGCCCTGGAGGACTACACGGCCAACGGCTACCACATCCCGCGCAACAGCGTCCTGATGGTCAGCCCGTACGTCCTGCACCGCGACGCCACCTGGTGGCCGGAACCCGAGCGGTTCGCGCCCCAGCGGTTCCTGCCCGAGCCCGACCCCGACGACCCGCTCACCGGGCACGCCAAGGCCCCAGGCCGCCCCAAGCTGGCCTACCTGCCCTTCGGCGCCGGACCCCGCCAGTGCATCGGCAACGTCTTCGCCCAGATGGAGGGCGTCATGGCGCTGGCCACCCTCAGCAGGCACTGGGAGTTCGAGCCCGTCGGCAACCCGCCGGACCGGGTCACGAGCGACTTCACCCTCCAGCCCC
- a CDS encoding VC0807 family protein, with protein sequence MTSGGSTLPDQPTPDRPARDGDTSRAASGSSSGPPVLLTVLVDFGVPIGLYYGLTAAGVGDVIALTAGTVVPAAATLLRFAKTRRVDVLGVFVTVMLVLSIIASVVGGGPRLLLLRDGWLTGVAGVGFLVSLRGRRPLAFGFSRRLLERRAWGGRDWDELWDEEPQFRRIWRVTTVIWGIGLLVDSGVRTLMAYTLPVHMVPALNGAQYGVFTLLMLVIVNIYHARAGLWFILSPDAGSPARGGGRGTSSAPGAGHDQH encoded by the coding sequence ATGACCAGCGGCGGAAGCACCCTGCCGGACCAGCCGACCCCCGACCGCCCCGCCCGCGACGGCGACACCTCCCGTGCGGCGTCCGGCTCCTCGTCCGGACCGCCGGTGCTGCTGACCGTCCTCGTGGACTTCGGTGTGCCGATCGGCCTTTACTACGGCCTGACGGCGGCCGGGGTGGGCGACGTGATCGCGCTGACGGCGGGCACGGTGGTGCCCGCGGCGGCGACGCTGCTGCGGTTCGCGAAGACCCGGCGGGTGGATGTGCTGGGCGTGTTCGTGACGGTCATGCTGGTGCTCAGCATCATCGCGTCGGTGGTCGGCGGCGGCCCGCGTCTGCTGCTGCTCCGCGACGGATGGCTGACCGGTGTGGCCGGAGTGGGTTTCCTGGTGTCGCTGCGCGGCAGACGGCCGCTGGCGTTCGGTTTCTCCCGGCGGCTGCTGGAGCGGCGGGCCTGGGGCGGCCGGGACTGGGACGAACTGTGGGACGAGGAGCCGCAGTTCCGGCGGATCTGGCGGGTCACCACGGTGATCTGGGGCATCGGGCTGCTCGTCGACTCGGGCGTCCGCACGCTGATGGCGTACACCCTGCCCGTGCACATGGTGCCGGCGCTCAACGGCGCCCAGTACGGCGTGTTCACGCTGCTGATGCTGGTGATCGTGAACATCTACCACGCGCGGGCCGGGCTGTGGTTCATCCTGTCTCCCGACGCCGGCTCCCCGGCGCGGGGCGGCGGTCGCGGGACGTCGTCGGCGCCCGGCGCCGGACACGACCAGCACTGA